The following coding sequences lie in one Streptomyces venezuelae genomic window:
- a CDS encoding S8 family peptidase, which translates to MAHLRSRRRTALIVPLGLALAASVGFVPGAATAAPNESPAPVSAKAAEDAPVFAYVVNTRTDRKTLAYVEKAIAKAGGSVVVTYEKIGVIVAHSSNPKFGEQIRAVRGVQSAGATHTSPLKAAGTTDDGKAKLLSKSEAKALKRSAAPGAEPLEADQWDLRAIDADKAAKINPGSKKVTVAVIDTGVDDTHPDLSANFSPSQSASCVGGKADTSAGSWRPSSKDSYHGTHVAGEIAAARNGVGVAGVAPGVKISAIRVADPVDELFYPENVVCAFVFAADHGVEITNNSYYVDPWLYNCKDDPDQKAILDAVNRAQLYGQKKGTLHVASAGNSNHDLDSDAIVDSSSPDDSTPVTRTIDPHECLDVPTQLPGVVTTSATGVKDLKSIYSSYGKGVVDIAAPGGDKWQIPSDTPSKNGRILSTMPGGEYGWLQGTSMAAPHASGVAALIKSTHPKASPAEVQRLLKKQADRLECPSGYDPDGDGDVDAVCQSGGKHDNGFYGSGLVDALDAVKKK; encoded by the coding sequence ATGGCTCATCTGCGTTCCAGACGTCGTACGGCACTGATCGTGCCGCTCGGCCTCGCGCTCGCCGCCTCGGTCGGTTTCGTGCCCGGCGCCGCGACCGCGGCCCCGAACGAGTCGCCCGCCCCGGTGTCGGCGAAGGCCGCGGAGGACGCCCCCGTCTTCGCGTACGTCGTCAACACCCGTACCGACCGCAAGACGCTCGCGTACGTCGAGAAGGCGATCGCCAAGGCCGGTGGCTCCGTCGTCGTCACGTACGAGAAGATCGGCGTCATCGTCGCGCACTCGTCGAACCCGAAGTTCGGCGAGCAGATACGCGCCGTCCGCGGTGTCCAGTCCGCGGGCGCGACCCACACCTCGCCCCTGAAGGCCGCCGGCACCACGGACGACGGCAAGGCGAAGCTGCTCTCCAAGTCCGAGGCCAAGGCCCTGAAGCGGAGCGCCGCCCCCGGCGCCGAGCCGCTGGAGGCCGACCAGTGGGATCTGCGCGCGATCGACGCCGACAAGGCCGCGAAGATCAACCCGGGCAGCAAGAAGGTCACCGTCGCCGTGATCGACACCGGCGTCGACGACACCCACCCCGACCTCTCGGCCAACTTCTCGCCGTCGCAGTCGGCGAGCTGTGTCGGCGGCAAGGCGGACACCTCGGCGGGGTCCTGGCGCCCGTCGTCGAAGGACAGCTACCACGGCACGCACGTGGCCGGTGAGATCGCCGCCGCGCGCAACGGCGTCGGCGTCGCGGGCGTGGCGCCCGGCGTGAAGATCTCCGCCATCAGGGTCGCCGACCCGGTCGACGAGCTGTTCTACCCGGAGAACGTGGTCTGCGCCTTCGTGTTCGCCGCCGACCACGGCGTCGAGATCACGAACAACAGCTACTACGTGGACCCGTGGCTGTACAACTGCAAGGACGACCCGGACCAGAAGGCGATCCTCGACGCGGTCAACCGCGCGCAGCTGTACGGCCAGAAGAAGGGCACCCTGCACGTCGCCTCCGCGGGCAACTCCAACCACGACCTGGACTCCGACGCGATCGTCGACAGCTCCAGCCCGGACGACTCCACCCCGGTGACCCGCACCATCGACCCGCACGAGTGCCTCGACGTGCCGACCCAGCTGCCGGGCGTCGTCACCACCAGCGCGACGGGCGTGAAGGACCTGAAGTCGATCTACTCCAGCTACGGCAAGGGTGTCGTCGACATCGCGGCCCCGGGCGGCGACAAGTGGCAGATCCCGTCGGACACCCCGTCGAAGAACGGCCGCATCCTCTCCACCATGCCGGGCGGCGAGTACGGCTGGCTGCAGGGCACCTCGATGGCCGCGCCGCACGCCTCGGGCGTCGCCGCGCTGATCAAGTCCACGCACCCCAAGGCGAGCCCCGCCGAAGTGCAGCGGCTCCTGAAGAAGCAGGCCGACCGTCTCGAGTGCCCGTCGGGTTACGACCCCGACGGTGACGGCGACGTCGACGCGGTCTGCCAGAGCGGCGGCAAGCACGACAACGGCTTCTACGGCAGCGGTCTCGTCGACGCGCTCGACGCCGTGAAGAAGAAGTGA
- a CDS encoding DUF3099 domain-containing protein produces MRKQSSGQVFRITGARQGLAEDVRGRQRRYVISMSVRTVSVVAAAVLWNVERHVALVALVLGVLLPYISVVIANAGRESPPSLPSTFVPAPSRPMLAPPVAAAAAESVPEDPPGPAYDQRRDAAAEPS; encoded by the coding sequence ATGCGGAAGCAGAGCAGCGGCCAGGTCTTCCGGATCACCGGGGCCCGGCAGGGTCTGGCGGAGGACGTGCGGGGCAGGCAGCGCCGCTATGTGATCTCCATGTCGGTGCGGACCGTGTCGGTGGTGGCCGCCGCGGTGCTCTGGAACGTCGAGCGACACGTCGCGCTCGTCGCACTGGTGCTCGGTGTCCTCCTGCCGTACATCTCCGTCGTGATCGCCAACGCCGGGCGGGAGAGTCCGCCTTCGCTGCCGTCGACGTTCGTGCCCGCTCCTTCTCGGCCAATGCTGGCGCCGCCCGTCGCGGCCGCCGCCGCGGAATCCGTCCCGGAAGATCCCCCGGGGCCCGCGTACGACCAGCGGCGCGACGCCGCGGCCGAACCGAGCTGA
- the tyrS gene encoding tyrosine--tRNA ligase produces MTDIVDELKWRGLFALSTDEDALRKALADGPVTFYCGFDPTAASLHVGHLVQVLTVRRLQQAGHRPLALVGGATGQIGDPRPTAERTLNDPETVANWVARLRSQIEPFLSFEGENAATMVNNLDWTAGMSAIEFLRDIGKHFRVNKMLTKDSVARRLESQEGISYTEFSYQLLQGMDFLELYRRYGCTLQTGGSDQWGNLTAGIDLIHRLEPDAVVHALGTPLMLKSDGTKFGKSEGGAVWLDPTMTTPYAFYQFWLNTDDRDISTYMRILSFKSREELEEIEKQTEERPQARAAQRALAEELTTLVHGADQCAAVIAASKALFGQGDLGDLDEATLAAALSELPRVEVAELGPVVDLLAEVGLVASKSAARRTVKEGGAYVNNVKVAAEDAVPAREELLHGRWLVLRRGKKNLAAVEVTR; encoded by the coding sequence GTGACGGACATCGTCGACGAGCTGAAGTGGCGGGGGCTCTTCGCCCTGTCCACCGATGAAGACGCACTGCGCAAGGCGCTCGCGGACGGTCCCGTCACGTTCTATTGCGGCTTCGACCCGACTGCGGCGAGCCTGCACGTCGGGCACCTCGTGCAGGTCCTCACCGTCCGGCGGCTCCAGCAGGCGGGCCACCGCCCGCTGGCGCTCGTCGGCGGGGCCACGGGCCAGATCGGCGACCCGCGGCCGACCGCGGAGCGCACCCTGAACGACCCGGAGACGGTCGCGAACTGGGTGGCGCGGCTGCGCTCGCAGATCGAGCCGTTCCTGTCCTTCGAGGGCGAGAACGCCGCGACGATGGTGAACAACCTGGACTGGACCGCGGGCATGTCCGCGATCGAGTTCCTGCGCGACATCGGCAAGCACTTCCGGGTGAACAAGATGCTGACCAAGGACTCCGTGGCCCGCCGCCTGGAGTCCCAGGAGGGCATCTCGTACACGGAATTCAGCTACCAGCTGCTGCAGGGCATGGACTTCCTGGAGCTCTACCGGCGGTACGGCTGCACGCTGCAGACCGGCGGCAGCGACCAGTGGGGCAACCTCACGGCGGGCATCGACCTGATCCACCGCCTGGAGCCGGACGCCGTGGTCCACGCGCTCGGCACGCCGCTGATGCTCAAGTCCGACGGCACCAAGTTCGGCAAGTCCGAGGGCGGCGCGGTCTGGCTCGACCCGACGATGACGACGCCGTACGCGTTCTACCAGTTCTGGCTGAACACGGACGACCGGGACATCTCGACGTACATGCGGATCCTGTCCTTCAAGTCCCGCGAGGAGCTGGAGGAGATCGAGAAGCAGACGGAGGAGCGTCCGCAGGCGCGCGCCGCGCAGCGCGCGCTCGCCGAGGAGCTGACCACGCTGGTGCACGGCGCGGACCAGTGCGCCGCGGTGATCGCCGCGTCCAAGGCGCTCTTCGGGCAGGGCGACCTCGGTGACCTGGACGAGGCGACGCTGGCCGCCGCGCTCTCCGAGCTGCCGCGCGTCGAGGTCGCCGAGCTCGGCCCGGTCGTGGACCTGCTCGCCGAGGTGGGCCTCGTGGCGAGCAAGTCCGCCGCCCGGCGCACGGTCAAGGAGGGCGGTGCCTACGTGAACAACGTGAAGGTCGCCGCCGAGGACGCCGTGCCGGCCCGCGAGGAGCTGCTGCACGGCCGGTGGCTGGTGCTGCGCCGCGGCAAGAAGAACCTGGCGGCGGTCGAGGTCACGCGGTAG
- a CDS encoding GlsB/YeaQ/YmgE family stress response membrane protein, whose protein sequence is MGWLWAIIVGFVLGLIAKAILPGKQHSPLWLTTVFGIIGAVLGNWLATQFGINETKGIDWGRHALQLVAALVVVGLGDAAYTMLRGNKRRA, encoded by the coding sequence ATGGGCTGGTTGTGGGCGATCATCGTGGGATTCGTGCTGGGTCTTATTGCCAAGGCGATTCTGCCCGGCAAGCAGCACAGTCCTCTCTGGCTGACCACGGTGTTCGGCATCATCGGAGCCGTCCTGGGCAACTGGCTCGCGACGCAGTTCGGCATCAATGAGACCAAGGGCATCGACTGGGGCCGGCACGCGCTCCAGCTGGTCGCGGCGCTCGTCGTCGTCGGCCTCGGTGACGCGGCGTACACCATGCTCCGCGGCAACAAACGCAGGGCGTAG
- a CDS encoding DUF485 domain-containing protein has product MATDAPPPSKGGAGKEPAPHAPSTEEFTEVQESAEFGELRSAHRSFAFPLTVAFIAWYLVYVLLSNYAGEFMGTKLFGNINVALVLGLGQFLTTFLIAWFYSRHAASKLDPKAEAIRARMEHGPQNPLDRPQTRLEGDA; this is encoded by the coding sequence GTGGCCACCGACGCACCGCCCCCTTCGAAGGGTGGCGCAGGAAAAGAACCCGCTCCCCACGCGCCCTCCACGGAGGAGTTCACCGAGGTGCAGGAGAGCGCGGAATTCGGTGAACTGCGCTCCGCGCACCGCTCGTTCGCCTTCCCGCTCACCGTCGCCTTCATCGCCTGGTACCTCGTGTACGTCCTGCTCTCCAACTACGCGGGCGAGTTCATGGGCACCAAGCTCTTCGGCAACATCAACGTCGCCCTGGTCCTCGGCCTCGGGCAGTTCCTGACCACGTTCCTCATCGCCTGGTTCTACTCGCGCCACGCCGCCTCGAAGCTCGACCCGAAGGCCGAGGCGATCCGGGCCCGCATGGAGCACGGCCCGCAGAACCCCCTGGACCGCCCGCAGACCCGCCTGGAGGGCGACGCATGA
- the moaA gene encoding GTP 3',8-cyclase MoaA → MLIDTFGRVATDLRVSLTDRCNLRCTYCMPEEGLQWLAKPDLLTDDEIVRLVRVAVTHLGIREVRFTGGEPLLRPGLVGIVERCAQLEPRPKMSLTTNGIGLKRTAKALKAAGLDRVNVSLDTLRPDVFKTLTRRDRHKDVLEGLEAARDAGLTPVKVNTVLMPGLNDDEAPDLLAWAVENDYELRFIEQMPLDAQHGWKRDGMITAGDILQSLRTRFDLTEEGSTERGSAPAERWIVDGGPHRVGVIASVTRPFCSACDRTRLTADGQVRTCLFATEETDLRAALRAAPEDTEGGSDEAIARIWKQAMWGKKAGSGLDDPTFLQPDRPMSAIGG, encoded by the coding sequence GTGCTCATCGACACATTTGGCCGTGTAGCCACTGACCTGCGCGTTTCACTGACCGACCGCTGCAATCTGCGCTGTACGTACTGCATGCCGGAAGAGGGCCTGCAGTGGCTGGCCAAGCCGGACCTGCTCACGGACGACGAGATCGTCCGCCTCGTCCGGGTCGCCGTCACCCACCTGGGCATCCGCGAGGTCCGCTTCACCGGCGGCGAGCCCCTGCTCCGCCCCGGCCTCGTCGGCATCGTCGAGCGCTGCGCCCAGCTGGAGCCCCGCCCCAAGATGTCCCTGACGACGAACGGCATCGGACTCAAGCGCACCGCGAAGGCCCTCAAGGCCGCGGGCCTGGACCGGGTCAACGTCTCCCTGGACACGCTGCGCCCCGACGTCTTCAAGACGCTCACCCGCCGAGACCGCCACAAGGACGTCCTCGAAGGCCTCGAAGCCGCCCGCGACGCGGGCCTCACCCCGGTCAAGGTCAACACCGTCCTGATGCCGGGCCTGAACGACGACGAGGCGCCGGACCTGCTGGCCTGGGCGGTGGAGAACGACTACGAACTCCGCTTCATCGAGCAGATGCCCCTGGACGCCCAGCACGGCTGGAAGCGCGACGGCATGATCACCGCGGGTGACATCCTGCAGTCCCTGCGCACCCGCTTCGACCTCACCGAGGAGGGCTCCACGGAGCGCGGCTCGGCCCCCGCCGAGCGCTGGATCGTGGACGGCGGACCGCACCGCGTCGGCGTCATCGCCTCCGTCACCCGCCCGTTCTGCTCGGCCTGCGACCGCACCCGCCTCACGGCCGACGGCCAGGTCCGCACCTGCCTCTTCGCCACCGAGGAGACGGACCTGCGCGCGGCGCTCCGCGCGGCCCCCGAAGACACCGAGGGCGGCTCCGACGAGGCCATCGCCCGCATCTGGAAGCAGGCCATGTGGGGCAAGAAGGCGGGCTCGGGCCTGGACGACCCGACCTTCCTGCAGCCGGACCGCCCGATGTCGGCGATCGGCGGCTAG
- a CDS encoding cation acetate symporter: MSPAHPAVIELAAASDASEHRTLIISLFAAFVVATLFITVWAGRQTKSAADFYAGGRQFTGFQNGLAISGDYMSAASFLGIAGAIALFGYDGFLYSIGFLVAWLVALLLVAEPLRNSGRYTMGDVLAYRMRQRPVRTAAGTSTIVVSIFYLLAQMAGAGVLVSLLLGITSDAGKILIVALVGVLMIVYVTIGGMKGTTWVQMVKAVLLITGTVLITFLILLKFNFNVSDLLGTAASNSGKGSAFLEPGLKYGATGTSKLDFISLGIALVLGTAGLPHILIRFYTVPTAKAARKSVNWAIGIIGAFYLMTIVLGFGAAALLKPGEIIASNKAGNTAAPLAALEIGGGGDSTGGAILLAVISAVAFATILAVVAGLTLASSSSFAHDIYANVIKKGKATEKEEMKAARWSTVFIGIVSIALGALARDLNVAGLVALAFAVAASANLPTILYSLFWKRFTTQGALWSIYGGLIAAVGLVLFSPVVSGKPSSMFPDANFDFFPLENPGLISIPLGFLLGWLGSLLSKEEPDKGKYAELEVKSLTGVGAH, translated from the coding sequence ATGAGCCCCGCGCACCCCGCCGTCATCGAGCTGGCGGCCGCGTCCGACGCCTCCGAGCACCGGACACTGATCATCAGCCTCTTCGCGGCCTTCGTCGTCGCGACCCTCTTCATCACCGTCTGGGCGGGCCGGCAGACCAAGAGCGCCGCCGACTTCTACGCGGGCGGCCGCCAGTTCACCGGCTTCCAGAACGGCCTGGCGATCTCCGGCGACTACATGTCCGCCGCGTCCTTCCTCGGCATCGCGGGCGCCATCGCCCTCTTCGGCTACGACGGGTTCCTCTACTCCATCGGCTTCCTGGTCGCCTGGCTCGTGGCGCTCCTCCTGGTCGCCGAACCGCTGCGCAACTCCGGGCGCTACACGATGGGCGACGTCCTCGCGTACCGCATGCGCCAGCGCCCGGTCCGCACCGCCGCGGGCACCTCCACCATCGTCGTGTCGATCTTCTACCTGCTCGCGCAGATGGCGGGCGCGGGCGTCCTCGTCTCGCTGCTGCTCGGCATCACCAGTGACGCCGGAAAGATCCTCATCGTCGCCCTCGTCGGTGTTCTGATGATCGTCTACGTCACCATCGGCGGCATGAAGGGCACCACCTGGGTGCAGATGGTCAAGGCCGTCCTGCTCATCACCGGCACCGTCCTCATCACCTTCCTGATCCTCCTGAAGTTCAACTTCAACGTCTCCGACCTGCTCGGTACGGCCGCCTCCAACAGCGGCAAGGGCTCGGCGTTCCTGGAGCCCGGCCTCAAGTACGGCGCGACCGGCACCTCGAAGCTGGACTTCATCTCGCTGGGCATCGCCCTGGTCCTCGGCACCGCGGGCCTGCCGCACATCCTGATCCGCTTCTACACCGTGCCCACGGCCAAGGCCGCCCGTAAGTCCGTGAACTGGGCGATCGGCATCATCGGCGCCTTCTACCTGATGACGATCGTCCTCGGCTTCGGGGCAGCCGCCCTGCTCAAGCCCGGCGAGATCATCGCCTCCAACAAGGCGGGCAACACGGCGGCGCCGCTCGCCGCCCTGGAGATCGGCGGCGGTGGCGACTCGACCGGCGGCGCGATCCTGCTCGCGGTGATCTCCGCGGTCGCCTTCGCCACGATCCTCGCGGTCGTCGCGGGCCTCACCCTCGCCTCGTCGTCCTCGTTCGCCCACGACATCTACGCGAACGTCATCAAGAAGGGCAAGGCCACGGAGAAGGAGGAGATGAAGGCGGCCCGCTGGTCGACCGTGTTCATCGGCATCGTCTCCATCGCGCTCGGCGCGCTGGCCCGCGACCTCAACGTGGCGGGCCTGGTCGCCCTCGCCTTCGCGGTCGCGGCCTCCGCCAACCTGCCGACGATCCTCTACAGCCTGTTCTGGAAGAGGTTCACCACGCAGGGCGCCCTCTGGTCCATCTACGGAGGCCTCATCGCCGCGGTCGGCCTGGTGCTGTTCTCACCGGTCGTCTCCGGCAAGCCCTCCTCGATGTTCCCCGACGCGAACTTCGACTTCTTCCCGCTGGAGAACCCGGGCCTCATCTCCATCCCGCTGGGCTTCCTGCTCGGCTGGCTCGGCTCGCTCCTCTCCAAGGAGGAGCCGGACAAGGGCAAGTACGCGGAGCTGGAGGTCAAGTCCCTCACGGGCGTCGGAGCCCACTGA
- a CDS encoding S8 family serine peptidase yields the protein MHKSHISATAFLRSRRALALPLGVALVSAVAFLPGTASARPAGIPDAPASVSAALGLPSADAASMSYVVNVRPGKGSAERAKKAIAKAGGDVVIAYDRIGVIVVHSADPDFAKTIRKVKGVDSAGATRTAPLSAQADDALESERPLTAQEAKAAAGKASAGQDELEPLQWDLPAMKADKAHKISLGSSKVTVGVLDSGVDDTHPDIAPNFDRGASASCLGGVPVQKGDAWRPVAGESDHGMHVAGTIAAAKNGTGVTGVAPGVKVASLKVAEPATGMYYTEAVVCGFVWAADHGVDVTNSSYYTDPWLFNCKTDADQKALVDAVGRASKYAERKGAVNVAAAGNAKTDLAQDEILDDSSPDDTTPVPRTIKTKDCLDLPSQLPGVVTVSATGAKGIKSSYSNYGNGVVDIAAPGGDSTKYQAPDAPAVDGRILSTLPGGKFGYKAGTSMASPHAAGVAALLKSTHPHASAARIKALLYRQADAMACTKPYDYDGDGKADAVCEGGRNKNGFYGVGMADALEAVRK from the coding sequence GTGCACAAGTCCCACATATCGGCGACGGCCTTCCTGCGCTCACGACGCGCGCTGGCCCTGCCGCTCGGCGTCGCGCTGGTCTCGGCCGTCGCCTTCCTGCCGGGCACGGCCTCGGCCCGGCCCGCGGGGATCCCGGACGCCCCGGCCTCGGTGTCGGCGGCCCTGGGGCTGCCGTCCGCGGACGCCGCTTCCATGAGCTACGTCGTGAACGTCCGCCCCGGCAAGGGGAGTGCGGAGCGCGCGAAGAAGGCCATCGCCAAGGCGGGCGGCGACGTCGTCATCGCGTACGACCGGATCGGCGTCATCGTCGTCCACTCGGCCGACCCCGACTTCGCCAAGACGATCCGCAAGGTCAAGGGCGTCGACTCGGCGGGCGCGACGCGGACGGCGCCGCTGTCGGCGCAGGCCGACGACGCCCTGGAGTCGGAGCGGCCGCTGACCGCCCAGGAGGCGAAGGCCGCCGCGGGCAAGGCGTCGGCGGGCCAGGACGAGCTGGAGCCGCTGCAGTGGGACCTGCCCGCCATGAAGGCGGACAAGGCGCACAAGATCTCGCTCGGCAGCAGCAAGGTCACGGTCGGCGTCCTCGACTCCGGGGTCGACGACACGCACCCCGACATCGCGCCGAACTTCGACCGCGGGGCGTCCGCGAGCTGCCTGGGCGGCGTGCCCGTCCAGAAGGGCGACGCGTGGCGGCCGGTGGCCGGGGAGAGCGACCACGGCATGCACGTGGCGGGCACCATCGCCGCGGCGAAGAACGGCACCGGCGTCACGGGTGTCGCGCCGGGCGTGAAGGTGGCGAGCCTGAAGGTGGCCGAGCCGGCGACCGGCATGTACTACACGGAGGCCGTGGTCTGTGGCTTCGTGTGGGCGGCCGACCACGGCGTCGACGTCACCAACAGCAGCTACTACACCGACCCGTGGCTGTTCAACTGCAAGACCGACGCCGACCAGAAGGCGCTGGTCGACGCGGTCGGGCGGGCCTCGAAGTACGCGGAGCGCAAGGGCGCGGTGAACGTCGCGGCCGCGGGCAACGCGAAGACGGACCTCGCTCAGGACGAGATCCTCGACGATTCGAGCCCCGACGACACCACTCCGGTGCCGCGGACCATCAAGACCAAGGACTGCCTCGACCTTCCGTCGCAGCTGCCCGGTGTCGTGACGGTCTCGGCGACCGGCGCGAAGGGCATCAAGTCGTCGTACTCGAACTACGGCAACGGCGTCGTGGACATCGCGGCTCCGGGCGGCGACTCCACGAAGTACCAGGCGCCGGACGCGCCGGCCGTCGACGGCCGCATCCTGTCGACGCTGCCGGGCGGCAAGTTCGGCTACAAGGCCGGTACGTCGATGGCGTCGCCGCACGCCGCGGGCGTCGCCGCGCTCCTGAAGTCGACGCATCCGCACGCGTCGGCGGCGCGCATCAAGGCGCTCCTGTACCGCCAGGCGGACGCGATGGCCTGCACGAAGCCGTACGACTACGACGGTGACGGCAAGGCCGACGCGGTCTGCGAGGGCGGCCGGAACAAGAACGGCTTCTACGGCGTGGGCATGGCCGACGCACTGGAAGCCGTGCGCAAGTAG